Part of the Thermodesulfobacteriota bacterium genome, GGGCCGGGCAAAGACCGCCCCGCAGGGACCATACTCCATGATATGCCCCAGATACATGACCGCCAGCGTGTGGCTGAGATAGCCCACCACATGGAGGTCGTGAGAGATGAACAGGTAGCCAAGCCCCAGCTCGGCCTGGAGATCGGTCAAAAGGTTCACGATCTGGGACTGGATGGACACGTCCAGGGCTGACACCGGCTCGTCGCACACGATGAGCCGCGGCCGGACAGACAGCGCCCGGGCAATGCCGACCCGCTGGCGCTGGCCGCCGGAAAACTCGTGGGGGTAACGGCCGGCCGCCGCCCGGGGCAGGCCCACCATCTCCAGAAGCTCGGCCACCCGGGCCCGGCGCTCCGGGCCGCGACCGCCCTCCTGCCGCACCCCTTCCTCGATAGCCTCGCCTACGGTCATACGGGGGTTCAAGGATCCGTACGGGTCCTGGAAGATGATCTGCATCTGCCGCCGCAGACGCCGCAGCTCCCCTGCCGGCATGCGGCCCAGGTCCTGATCCTGGAAGAGAACCCGGCCGCCGTCGGCGGGCAGGAGCCGGAGCACCAGCCGGCCCACGGTGGACTTGCCGCAGCCGCTCTCCCCGACCAGCCCCAGGGTTTGGCCCGGGGCCATCGCCAGGTCAATGCCGTCCACCGCCTTGATCCAGCCCGCCGGCCGTTGCAGAACGCCGCGCCGCAGCGGAAAATATTTTTTGAGCCCCTGAACCGTCAACAGCTGCTCCCCAGTGCTGGATGGCCCGCTCACGGCTGCCCCCCTGTCCCTTCCTGGGCCGAGCCCGCCCGCTGCCTGTCCAGGCGCTGGCCCATATCCCGGGCCCGCTTGTACAGCCCCTCCGCCTCCATGTAGCGCCCCTGGGCCTGGCAGTTGGCAGCCAGAGCAGACAGTCCCAGGACGATGTTGCCGTGCTCCGGCCCGAAGGCCTGCTCCCAGATCGCCAGGCTGCGCCGCAGGAGCGGCTCGGCCTCCTGGTAGCGTCCCTGGTCCTGATGAAGACCAGCCAGGTTTCTGAGCACCGCCGCCACATAGGGATGCTCCGGCCCCAGGTGCTCCTCCCAGACGCTCAGGGCACGACGGTAGAGGGTGTCGGCCTGCCGGAAGCGACCCTGACCGTGGAGCAGCCGCGCCAGGTCATTGAGGATCTCGCCTTGCAGGGAATCGCTGGGCGCCACGGCCTGCTCGGCACCGGCCAGGGCCTCCCGGAACAAGACCTCAGCGGGCTCGGTCCGCCGCTCAGCCAGCAGCAGACGGGCC contains:
- a CDS encoding oligopeptide/dipeptide ABC transporter ATP-binding protein, coding for MSGPSSTGEQLLTVQGLKKYFPLRRGVLQRPAGWIKAVDGIDLAMAPGQTLGLVGESGCGKSTVGRLVLRLLPADGGRVLFQDQDLGRMPAGELRRLRRQMQIIFQDPYGSLNPRMTVGEAIEEGVRQEGGRGPERRARVAELLEMVGLPRAAAGRYPHEFSGGQRQRVGIARALSVRPRLIVCDEPVSALDVSIQSQIVNLLTDLQAELGLGYLFISHDLHVVGYLSHTLAVMYLGHIMEYGPCGAVFARPSHPYTRALLAAVPSVRPDEGRGLAVLPGEPPSPVDLPRGCRFQGRCPLVEARCRAGAIAAYAIGPGHWARCWKAGGQVLEPGLQS